The genomic segment CGGCGGCCACGATGATCGCCGGCATGGCCGCGTAACCGAGACTGATGGCAGCGCCCACGAAGGCGCCTGCCGCGATGACTGACGGAGTACGGCCGTGGTCCAGGGCGAGCCAGGCGAAGCCCGCGGTGCCGCTCGCCGAGGCCAGCGCCAGGACGGCCCGCGGACCGTGCCGGCGGACCAACTGTCCGCCGACGGGCGCGGCGAGCAGCGACACCACGGTGCTGGGCAGCAGGTACTCCACCGAGGCGCGCAGCACACTCGCGTCGAATCCGTAACCCGCGACCCTCGACGGCATCTGGACCAGGTAGGACACGCCGATGATGAACACGAACGTGCCGTAGCCGACCAGGAGCCCGGCGAGATTGGCGAAGAGCACCGGCCGGTGGGCGAACATCCGCATGTCGACCAGCGGTTCCGGCACCTGCCGCTCGACCAGCACCCATACGGCGGCCATGGCGGCGGCACCGGCGAAGCAGCCGATCGTACTCGGTGAGGACCAGCCCCACTCGTGTCCCTGGGTGATCGGCAGCAGAAGCAGCACGAGAGTCGTGGCGAGGGTGAGGGTGCCGAGGATGTCGGTTCGGCCACCGGCGGTGTGGCGAGTGGCCGGCACGAGGGTCAGGACAGCGATGAGGACGACGACGGCGAGCCCGGTGGCCAGCCAGAACACGCTGCGGTAGTCGGGGTGGGAACCCGCTGTGAGCAGACCTGCGGCGACCAGGGCGAAGCCGCTGCCGAAGGCGAACGCACCGCTGGCCATCGCCAGCGCCGCCGGGAGTTTCTGCGGGCGGACCTCATCGCGCAGGACGGACAGGGCGAGGGGGAAGATCGCAGTGGCGGCGCCTTGCAGCACCCGGCCGGTGATCAGCCACAGCAGGGAGTGCGTGGTGGCTGCCAGTACGGTGCCGGCGATCAGCACCAGCAGTACCCCGACGAGGGTGGGTTTTTTGCCGTGCTGGTCGCCGAAGCGGCCGAGCAGGGGCGTGAGGACGGCGGCGGACAGCAGGGTGGCGGTGGTGACCCAACTGGCGCCTGCGGCGGTGGTGTGCAGGCTGTTCTGGATCAGGCTGAGGATCGGCACTACCAGCGTCAGCATCATCGACACGATCATGGCGGCGAGACTCAGCGCCAAGACGATGGCCTTCTCGCTCCTGTGCCGCCCTGCGGGGGCGGAGTCGTGGACGGGGGCACTGCCGATGCCGGCGCTCATGGGTTCGAAGTCCTTCGGATTGAGCCGGGGACGGCGGGTGCGGCGGGGACGGCAGGGACGGCGGTCACCAGGAAGGCTGCGGCCGCGTGCGGAACGCGCGGCTCGCCGCATGCGGCCAGGGCGAATTGATGCGTACGTGCGGTGGTACGGCCGTCCGCCGAGGTCGCGGTTCCGGAACCGGAACCGGAACCGGAACCGGTCGGGAGCGCTGCCCGGTGCGAGCGGTGAACATGCCTGTCGCGGTTCAGGGCGCGGGGAAGGGAAAGAGCATGCAACTGCTGGTGGCGTGGGCGAGCAGGCGGTCCGCCTCGTCGAGCAACTGGGCCTGGGCGAGAGCGGTTTGGCGTCCCCTGCTGACGACCGTGCCGATGGCGCGGACCTTGCCTGTGTCCACGGTGATCCGCCGGAGGAACTTCACGGTCAGGTCGAGCGAGGTGTATGCCATGCCCTGCGGCAGGGTCGACTGGACTGCCCCGCCGGCCGCCGAGTCGAGCAAGGTGGCGTAGACCCCTCCGTGCACACTGCCGATGGAGTTGTAGTGCTCCTCGCCCGGGACCAGCGAGAAGACCACGCGCCCCTCCTCCACTTCCTCCAGGACGAAGTCCAGAGCGGCCACGATGGGCGGTGGGGGCAGGCGTCGCTCGAGCAGGTCGCGCAGCACCTCAACGCCGGAGGTGCGGCCGGCGGTTGCTCCCACGATCGCGGGATCCTGCCACTCATACGTGCGCGTCCGTCCCACGATCCTGCCCTTCTCCATCTGAGTTCGAGAAATGAACCTAGCCACGCACCCTCTGACTGTCAATGATGAAGTCAGAGTCAGTGACAGCGATGGCGGGATGAAGTGCCTTAGGTGTGCTGTCTCACGTAGAAGCCGCCCTCGCGGTCCCAACCGCCTTGCCAGTGCGGACGGGTGAGGTCGGCGACCTTCGCCCTCCGACTCCTGGCGGAGTGCTTGCCGACCGGGTGGAAGACGAGCAGAACAGGCGGGCGCACACGCTCGTATCCCTCCCAGGCGGGTGCGGACCAGCGCGTGCGGCACCTCGGCTTCTCGATGCCGTCGGTGCCCCTCTCCTTCCGCTGGAAGAACCAGGCGCACTCGTCGGACTTCGCGGCGATGAGGGCGGCTTCCTCGGTGCAGTTGCCGACCTCGACGAACAGCAGCGGCACATCGTCGGCCGGGGCGATCACGACGACGTCGACGCGGGCGCCGCCGATCGCGAGTTCTTCCAGGTGCCCTCCACCGGGAGCGCGACCTCGGCGGCGCAGGAGGTGATGGCGCCGATCCCCTTGAGGGCGTCGACGGCGGCCTGCGCGGAGGCGACCGTACCGACCGGTTCCCCCGCGACCAGGTCGAGGTCGGGCCTCGGGCCGATCAGCGCGATCACGGCGGCGTCGGGCTGCTCCCCTGGAAGGCCCAGCAGGGGCTGGGGATGTGGTTCGTCAGACGCGCTGCCCGCCGGCGTCCAGCAGGGCGAGGACGTTGTCTATCCCCTGATCGAGGAGCTCATGGGCGAGTTGAACGTCGGTCAACGCGCGGGAAAGCTGCAGCGTCCCGACCATCAGGCCGAGGAGGCTGAGCGCCTTCACACGTGCGGAGGACGGGGCCTCGGGCGCCATACGGGCGGCAATGCCGTCGATGAGGACGAGCACGCCGTCGGTGTACGCCTGCCTGGTCGTGTCGGTGCAGCGCCCGATCTCGTCGAGCAGCGCGGCATTGGGGCAGCCGTCACCAAGGCTTTCACGGTGCTGGGGCGACAGGTACGCGCGCACAATCTGTTCGAGTCCGGCGCGGCCGGGCGCAGCGCGCGCGACGACGCTCTCCGCCTGCGCCTTCAACTGGTCGGCGATCGCCGTGGTGACGAGATCGTCCTTGGATTCGAAATGAGCGTAGAAGGCCCCATTGGTCAGCCCCGCGTCCTTCATCAGCGTCGAGACCCCGGAGCCGTCGATGCCGTCCTGCTTGAACCGGCGGCCCGCCGTCTCGATGATCCGCCGCCTCGTCTCCTGCTTGTGCTCCTTCGCGTACCGCACCACAGCGCATGCTCCTTCGCCGCCCGGTAGGGCCGGTTGCCCTTCACCGACTCCACCAGTCTATGGTATTGCGAACGTAATCCAAAGAGTCGACAGCGGTGACGGCCGACGCCGCCTCGTCGCCAGCGCCCTGCTCCTGTCCGCCGAGATCCGACGCGTACGCGTCTGCGGAGCAGGCGGCTGCGCTCTGCGCCTCTTGGACGCGGAGTCACACCCGAGGGGCGGGCACCGGGAAGAGCATGCAGCTGCTGGTGGCGTGGGCGAGGAGACGGTCCTTCGCATCGACCAACTGGGCCTGGGCGAGGGCGGTTTGGCGACCCTTGCTGACGACCGTGCCGATGGCGCGCACCGGGCCCGTGTCCACGGTGACCCGCCGCAGGAACTTCACCGTCAGGTCGAGCGAGGTGTACGCCATGCCCTGCGGGAGGGTGGACTGGACGGCGCAGCCCGCCGCCGAGTCGAGCAGGGTGGCGAAGATACCGCCGTGGACGCTGCCGATCGGGTTGTAGTGCTCCTCCCCCGGCGTCAGCGAGAAGACCGCCCTGCCGGGCTCCACCTCGTCCAGGGCGAAGTCGACGGTGTGGCTGATCGGCGCCCTCGGCAGCCGCCCCGCCTGCACCTCGCGCAGGAAGTCGATCCCGGCCATGCTCCCGGCGGCCTCCGCCGAGATCGCGGGATCGTCCCAGTGATACGTACGCGTTCGCCCCACGGTCCAGCGCCCTTCCCTCTGACTGTCAGCTGACTTTTTCAAGCGAAGCTAGACTTTTGTCCACCTGACTGTCAATGCCGAAGGCAGACCCTTACGATGGCGGTATGGAGTGGCTTGAGGCGAGCACGGAGAACTGCCCCGTCCAGCGCACGCTCGACGTGATCGGGGAGAAATGGACGCTGCTGATCCTGCGTGACGCCGTCAACGGGGTCCGCCGCTTCGACGACTTCCACCGCCACATCGGCCTGTCCGAGGCCGTCCTCAGCGACCGCCTCCGCAAGCTGACCTCGGCCGGCATCCTGAAGACGGTCCCCTACCAGGAGCCCGGCAGTCGCTCCCGCAACGAATACCGCCTGACCCGCAAGGGCTGGGACCTGTGGCCCGTCCTGATGGCCCTCACCCAGTGGGGCGAGGCATACACCCTCGGCTCGGAGGGTCCTGTCCTGGACGTCCGCCACACCGACTGCGACGCCCCGGTCCGCGTCGTCGTCGAGTGCTCCGTGGAGCACTCCGCCCTGACTCCCCGTGAAGTCACCGCCCGGCTGGGGAAGGGCGCCCGCCTCCGCTCGTGAGTCATCGACCTCTCGGTCGCCGGCCAGACTGCGGTGAGACATCAGCCGAGTGCCGTGTACGCCGCCGCCCGTTGCCCCTCGACACGATCGACTTCGGCGCGCCGCCGAACCGAACTCGATGGGCGCTCCGCTCGCAGGTCCTGCACCTTCGCCGTCGCCGCCGTCCTGTCCTGGCGTTCCTGGGCGAAGGCCGGACCGGGACGAGATCGCGGGCGTCGCGAACCTGCGCGCCACCGCAGGCCATGTCGGCGTCCGTCCACCGTCCCGATCCGGCAGGCGCGCGGAGCTTGCGTCCACCGCGCCCGTACCCGCTCGGTCAGATCTTCGTCTTCTCCCGGACCCACGCGCCGATCCGTGCGAGGGCGGCGTCGACCTCCGGAACCCGGCCGGCACCGTAGACGTACGAGTGCTGGCCTCCCGGGACCACCACGGTCGCCGTGTCGATTCCGGCGTCCTTGACGCGGGCGGCGAACTCCTCGTCCTCGCCGGCCAGGACCTCGTACGTGCCCCAGGAGACGAGAGTCGGGGGCAGACCGCTCAGGTCCGCCCGGTTCAGATTGATCCGGGTGTCCGTGACCTCGATGCCCGTGCCGCCGATCCAGGCGTCCCGGAAGAACTCCAGCAGTTCCTTGCTGAGAATCTTGTCCGTCCCGGCGTTGGTCACCATGGTCTCGTTGGCGATCTCGAGGTCGCACCAGGGTGAAATCGACACGATGGCGCCGGGCAGGGGCTGCTTCTTGTCGCGGAGGCGAAGCGCCAGGGCGACGGCGATGAACCCGCCGATCGAGTGGCCGATCGTGATGATGTTCCCCGGCTCATACCCTTCGGAGAGCAGCCAGTTGAAGGCCGCCTCCGCGTCGTCCACCTGAGCCGGGTACTTGTGTTCCGGTGCCCGCCGGAAGTCCAGGACCAGTACCGGGGCCCCGACGGCCTTGGCGATGTGGCCGGCGAGCTTTCGGTCGACGAACGCCGACGACAGAACGGAGCCCCCGGCGTGACCGTGCAGGAGGACGTAGTCGGTGTCGGCGTCGACGGGTTCGCACCAGATTCCCGGCACGCCACCCGCGTCCACCTCCCGATAGGTGACGCCTTCCGGCTCCCGGGCGGTGAGATGGACGCCCTCCGACACGATGCGCATCGCATCCAACTCGGACGCGGGTAGCGCCAGTCCGGCCATAAAGTCCGCGAACTCGATCGCTTCCGGGCTCAGTTCAGCGGCAGTGTGCTCAGACAGGTGGTACCTCCATGGGGCCGTCTGGGCATACCGGCCCGCCGGGACCGGTATGGCCGGGGTTTGTCAGGCGGTGAGGGTGGGGTAGTCGGTGTAGCCGGCCTCGCCGCCGCCGTAGAAGGTGGCGGGGTCGGGGGTGTTGAGGGGGGCGCCGGTGCGTACGCGCTCGACCAGGTCGGGGTTGGCGAGTGCCATCGTGCCGACGGTGACGATGTCGGCGATGCCGTCTTCGACGTCCTTGGCGCGGGTGGCGATGTCGGTGCCGGCCCGGTTGAGAACCAAGGTGGTCGGCCACAACTTGCGCAGGGTGTGCAGGGGTTCGTCGTCGCCGCCGTGGACGATGTGCAGGTAGGCGAGGTCGAGCGGGGCGAGGGCGCGCACGAGTGCCGGGTACAGCTCGTGGGTGTCGCTCTCCGCGATGTCGTTGAACGGGTTGCCGGGAGAGATCCGGAAGCCGGTGCGGCCGGCGCCGATCTCCTCGGCCACGGCGGTGGCGACCTCGACGGCGAAGCGGATGCGGTTGTCGAGGGAGCCGCCGTAACGGTCGGTGCGCCGGTTGGTGTTGGTGGCGAGGAACTGATGCACGAGGTAGCCGTTGGCGCCGTGGATCTCGACGCCGTCGGCGCCGGCCGCGATGGCGGCCGCCGCGGCGCGCCGGTAGTCCTCGACCGTCGCGGCGACCTCCTCGGTGGACAGCTCACGCGGTACCGGCATCTCCTGAGGGCCGGACGGGGTGAACATGGTGCCCGCCGGCTGGACCGGGGAGGGGGCGACCGGCTGCCGGTGGTGGGGGGTGTTGTCGGGGTGGGACATCCGTCCGGCGTGCATGAGCTGGATGACGATGCGTCCGTCGGCCTCGTGCACGGCGTCGGTGACCTTGCGCCACCCGGCGACGTGTTCCTCGGAGTAGATGCCGGGGGTGAGCAGGTAGCCCTGGCCGTCGGCGTTGGGCTGGGTGCCCTCGGTGATGATGAGGGCGTGCGAGGCACGCTGGGCGTAGTACTCGGCGTTCAGCTCGGTGGGTATGCCTTCCGGTGTGGACCGGTCCCGCGTCAGGGGGGCCATCGCCAGCCGGTGCGGCAGGGAGATCTCCCCGGCGACGATCGGGTTCCACAGGGCGTTCGACATGGATGTTTCCTCAGAATAAAGGGTGAGTGGGGGCTGCGGGGTGGCGGGCTGCCTGCCCCGCGGATGAGTAGGGGCCAAAGCGTCGGCCTCGCTTTAGATTACGATAGACATCTAAAACGATCCAGTCAACGGCCCGCCACCGTCAGCCACCGCCCGCGGCCGGAGACTGCTCGACGTGCATGCGGGCTACAGGGCCGGCGGCCGATCAGCTTCGGACGGAGACCCCCCGGGCGCATGATCACCGTGAACGGTTTCGCGAACCGCCCTCACAGCGGGCGCGCGCGGGCACGGCGAACGACACCTCTACGGAGACCCGCACGCTGCAGATACGCCGAACACGCCGCGAGCCCCCTCCGACCGGTGTCGGATCACCCCCCCGGCCGCTTGGGGGCGAGCAGCGCGGCCTCCGGCTCGACAGCCCTCGACTCGCCCCGTACAGGCTCAAGCACCCAGGGACGAACCGAGCTCACCACGAACTTCTGGCGCAACCGCGCTCAGCCCGCCCGGCGGGCCCCATACGAAATGCGGGGCCGGGGGCACTCTCCATGCCCTCCCCCAGCACGGCGTGACCCCGTTCGCGGCGGATCCGGGTGTCGACGTGCGCGCCGCATACCGGCGCCCTGAAGGGCTTCAGTCCTCGCGCCCATGAGGGTGACCCCAACTCCACCTGAGTTTACTTTTCTACACTCAGCCGATAGCGTCATGACCAGCACATCAACCCGGCCGCACGCGAGAAACGGGCGCGCAGGGGGGACCTGCGCGAAGAATCAGATCGACTACCAGAACACCCACACAGAAGGGCGGCCGACATGAAGGCATTCGTCGTCGAGAAGTACGGCAAGGACGGCACGCGCGCCGCAGAGGTACCCGAGCCCGCCGTCGGGGACCGCGACGTCCTGATCAGCGTGAGCGCCGCCAGTATCAACCCGTTGGACAAAATGGTTCGCAACGGGGAGTTCAAACAGCTCATGAAGTACAAACGCCCCTTCACGCTCGGCCACGACGTGGCCGGCGTCGTGACGCGGGTCGGCTCCGCCGTACGCGGCTTCGAAGTCGGTGACGAGGTCTACGCCCGTCCGCGCGACCTGCGGATCGGCGGCTTCGCGGAGTTCATCGCGATCGACATGGACGATGTCGCGCCCAAGCCGGCCTCGCTCACCCTCCAAGAGGCAGCCGCCGTGCCGCTGGTGGCCTTGGCCGCCTGGCAGGTCCTCGTCGACCGTGCCCACGTGAAGCCGGGTCAGAAGGTGCTCATCCACGCCGGCGCCGGCGGCCTCGGCTCGACGGTCATCCAGCTCGCCAAGCACCTCGGCGCCACCGTGGCGACGACCACGGACACCAAGACCGAGCAGTTGGTCAGGAGCCTCGGCGCCGACATCGTCGTCGACTACACCAAGGAAGACTTCTCGAAGGTACTGTCCGGCTACGACCTGGTGCTGGACTCCCTGGGCGGAGCCAACCTCGAGAAATCGCTGACCGTGCTGAAGCCCGGCGGCCTGGCCATCAGTGTCGTCGGCCCCCCGGACGCCGGCTTCGCCAAGCAGCTCGGCACCCCCTCCTTCATGGGTCTGGTCATGAACACGCTCAGCCGCAAGATCCGTAAGCAGGCCAAAGCACTGGGTGTGCGCTACCAGTTCTTCTTCATGCAGGCCAACGGCTCCCAACTGCGCAAACTCAGCGCCCTCTACGACAGCGGGAAGCTCCGCCCGGTCATCGACAGCACCTTCCCGTTCGACCAGACACTCAAGGCGATGGCGCACGTCGAGCAGGGCCGCACCAAGGCCGGCAAGGTCGTGGTCTCGATGGAGCCCGACAACCACTGAGACCAGGCCGGCCACAGCCCCTCCGTCCGGCACGGTCACCGGAGGGGGCGACGCCGCCGTCGGCGACCCGATGGCGACTACGCTCGCGCGGAGCCGCCGCCGCAGGCGTCGTCTCGGTGCCATTGCGCATGCCCTACGGCTCGCGACACAGGGCGCCACACGGCTCTACGCCGCCCCGAGCCATGGTCGAGCCCTCGCACCCGACGCGTGTCAGGAGTGTGCTCACGGTGTCACTGGCCGTGGCGCTGTCGGTACCGGAGGCGCTCGACTCCGGCGCCCCCTTTCCCGACCGCGACGTGATCGTCTTCGTGACCTCCGGCGTCATCATGCTGACCCTGGTGGTGCAGGGCCTGCTCCTGCCCCGCGTGGTCCGCTGGGCCCGCCTGCCCCACGACACCTCCGCCGAGGAGGAGCACTCCCTCGCCGAGACCACCGCCGCCGAGGAGGCCCTCAAGGCGCTGCCGGACGTGGCCGCCGACCTCGGCACCGCCCCGGAGGTCGCCGAATGGTCGCGCCGCGAGTACGAGACCCACCTGCGCGTCGTGCGGGCCGCCGGCGACGACACCGACGGCGTGGTCCTGCGACACAAGGAGGACTACACCGCGCTGCGCCTCGCGCTCCTCACCCGCAAGCGCGCCACGGTCGTCCGACTCCGCGACGAGCACCACATCGACGACACCGTGCTGCGCCAGGTGCAGGCCTACCTCGACATCGAGGAAGTACGCCTGTCCGGAGCCGACTTGAGCGACTGACCCGGCGCCATCCCTTCTCCTGTCCCACCTCACGCGCGGCCACCTGTGCGCCTCTCGAAGAAAAGTGCGATGAACCACATGGAAATCTCCACATCAACCACCGCAGCAACCCCCCTGCAGAAGCGGTTCGGACTCGCGACGGCGATCGTCGTGAGTGCGACCGTCCTCATGTCGGCGCCGTACGCGTCCGCCGAGACGGAGGCGACCTCCCCGAAGCCGGTCGTCACCGACGTGAAGACTCTCGCCTCCTTCGACTTCACCGCCGGCGACTCCCCGGAGAACATCACCGCCAACCCGGACAACTCGCTGACCGTCTCCATGCTGGGCAGCGTGGCGGGCAAGCGTCCGGCGCTGGTGCGGATCGACCCGTCCGGGCGCAGCAAGGTGATCGTCGCCGGGCAGCAGGGCGACACATTCACCGGCAACACGCGCGACCGCAAGGGTGTCATCTACTACAACGTGGCCTCGTCCGACGCATCCCGCGCCGGCGTATGGAAGCTGCCTCCCGGCGGCACCCCGCGCCGCGTCGCCGCCCTGCCCACCGACGGCCTTCCCAACGGCCTGGCCCTCGACCCGACCGGACGCACCCTGTAAGCGGCCGACAGCAACAAGGCCACCGTATGGTCTGTCCCGTCCTCCGGAGGAACGGCGACCGCATGGCTGACCGACGCCGCCCTCGCGGCAAACCCGTCCGCCCCCTTCGGTGCGAACGGGCTCCGCTTCCACAAGGGTGCCGTCTGGGTTTCCAACCTGGCGAAGGGCACCCTGTTGCGGATCCCGGTCACCGCCCCCGGCGCCCCCGGCCGTATCCACACCGTCACCAGCAGCCTCACCGGCGTTGACGACTTCACCTTCCTCAACGACCGCTCCGACGTGGTCTTCGCCGCGCAGAACGGCCTCAACCAGGTCGCGCTCGTCCACCCCGACGGGACCACCGAGACCGTCCTGACGGCCAAGGACGGCCTCGCTTCCCCCACCTCCACCGCGGTACGGGGAAACCGGCTCTACATCACCAACGCCGGTCTCAACGAGCCCCACGACGCGAAGGTGCAGCGCGGAACGATCGACCCCGCCGCACTGAACTGCGGCCCGACCTCCTGAACCTGCCGCAGCCGGCATCCGCCGCACCACCTGCTTCGGATGCCGGCGACCAGACGCAGCCAACGCCGCGTACGGGAGATGTTCGCACTGTCGACGAGCCAGAGCCCGGGCGCGGCGAAGGTGTTCACCAGGATCGTGGCGCCTGCGTCGTAGACGTCGAACGGCGGCGCAGGTCGCCTGACGCCGATCAGGCCACGCTTGCGCCTCCGTCGACATTCAGGAACGCGCCATGAACGAAGGCGGCGTCATCGGAGGCGAGGTATGCGACGGCTTCGGCGATCTCGCGCGGCAGGCCGAAACGACGGGCGGGAACAGCGTCCACTGCTGCGGCGGCCCGGGGATCATCGGCGATCGCGGCCTGCACTTCTTCGGGCACGACAGCGCCGGGTGCGACCGAGTTCACACGCACGCCTGACGGACCGTACTGCTTCGCCCACGCCTTGGTGAGGTTGTTGAGAGCGGCCTTGCTGGAGGAGTAGGCGACACGGTCCGGAGCGGCCTTGTCCGCGACGAACGAGCTGACGTTGACCACCGCGCCGCCGCCGCGCTCAACCATGCCCGGAACAAGTTCGGCCACCAGGAAGAACGGCGCCTTGACGTTGGTGTTGTACACCGCGTCGAAGAGCTCCTCCGTCGTATCGGCGGTGGCGCCCTCAGGGAACACGCCCGCGTTGTTGACGAGTATGTCGATCTGGCCTGTGACTGATCGCGCCTGCTCGGCCAGGGTCCGCGCGCTGTCCGCAGACGTCAGATCTGCCTGTACGAAGTCGGCCTTGCCACCTGCTTCCCGGATCTCGGCGACGGCTCGCGCGCCGCGCTCGGTATTGCGCCCGGAGACGATGACATGGACACCACGGTTGGCCAGTACGTCGCCAATGGCGCGGCCGATACCGCTCGTGGACCCGGTGACCAGTGCGGTCTTGCCGTTCAGTGGGGTGGACATCGCAACTCCAGCCTGCGTTGGGGGGAAGTAACTCACGCTTCCATGCGTGGAACTGAGTGTCAGACTAGCAACTGGATTTCAAACACGTAAACATGAGTCAAGTAAGGGTCTGGTCATCAGTTGCTTGACGCGATGGCAGGCCGACGACACCGTTCGGCCGCCCTGAGCCAGCGACTCATCGACCGGCGACAGCACGCGGTTCTGCACAAGGTGGGCGGCGAGCTGCTGTCCAGCGGGAATCAACGCCATTGACAGGCGGGCGCCGCGGAAGGGGCAGGCGCAGTCGTCATCACTGTTGCGCGGAAGGTGACAGTGACACTGCTGCTGCGATTGAACTCCCCAAGGCCTCGGTCGGCCCGGGCTTCATCGCATCAGCGGGGGCTGAGCGCGGCGAATGCCTGGTCCAGCAGGTCGACGAGGTCAAGGCGACCGTCGGAGGCGGTCCAGTGGTCGAGAGCGATATTGAGACAGTCCAGCGCGACGGCGGCCTTCACAGAGGCGGCCAGCGGCAGAGGCCGTGGGGAATTGGCGCGCTCGCCAAGCGCATTGGCCAGGGCAGGCCACCAGCCGCGCTGCTTCTCCATCTGCCGGGCGCACAGGGCGGGCGTGTCGCGGACGAGCCGGGTCATCGTCAGAGCCCGGTCCGGGTCCTGACGGTAGTGCTTGAGGGCGACGTCCAGCCCGTGACGCAGCGCCGTCCAGTCGTGACGTCGACCTGCTGGAGATGGACCCGGCCGTGTGGCGCCGCACCCACGACGTGAACCTGCTCGGCTACGCCCTGACCTGCCGCGCGGTCCTCCCGCACCTGCTGGGTCAGGGCGGCGGCGTCATCGTCAACACCTCCTCCGGCGCGGCTTGGGGCGGCGAGCCCACGCGGCCCGCGTACGCCGCCTCCAAAGCCGGGATCAACGCGCTGACCCGCCACATCGCCTCCCGCTGGGGCAAGGAAGGCATCCGCTGCAATGCCGTCGCCCCAGGCCTGGTCATGGGCGAGACCCAACAACGCCAGGACGACCAGCCGTTGCAGGCCATGGCATTGCAGTACGCCCGCAGCCCGCGGCTGGGCGAGCCCGCCGACCTGGCCGGCGCCGTCGCCTTCCTCTTCTCCGACGACGCGGCGTGGATCAGCGGCCAGGCCTGGTCGATCGACGGCGGCATGAGTGTGCGCGGCTGAAAGCAGGTGCTGCGGCTCCGCCGCATCTGCTCCCTCCACGAACCCCATGCGCCCTTCCCGTTCACCTATGTCAACTGACCGGAGACGTGACCCCATGACCAAGACCCTCGGACTCATCGGCGCCGGCAACATCGGCAGTGCGCTGGCTCGCCTGGCCGTGGCCGCCAGCCTGAATGTCGTACTGAGCAACTCACGTGCCCCGGAGACCCTCGCCGAACTCGTCGCCGAGCTCGGCGAGCAAGCGCGCGCGGCCACCCCCGCCGAGGCCGCGCAGGCCGGCGACCTGGTGGTGGCGACCATCCCGCTGAGCAGCTACGACAAGCTTCCGGCCG from the Streptomyces sp. NBC_00310 genome contains:
- a CDS encoding SDR family NAD(P)-dependent oxidoreductase, whose protein sequence is MDPAVWRRTHDVNLLGYALTCRAVLPHLLGQGGGVIVNTSSGAAWGGEPTRPAYAASKAGINALTRHIASRWGKEGIRCNAVAPGLVMGETQQRQDDQPLQAMALQYARSPRLGEPADLAGAVAFLFSDDAAWISGQAWSIDGGMSVRG